The sequence TCGGTGATCCCGTTGGCCTCCGCCAGGGCCTGCGGGTCGACGTTGAGTTGCACCGCGATGCCGTAGAGTGTGTCGCCGGGTTGGACCACGTAGGTGTTGCTCGTCGCTTGTTCGTCCGGCGCATCCTCCGCGCCCTGATCCGCCGGGGTCGGCGTGACGGGCGGCGGGCCGGGGGTCGGTGTCACAATCTTCAGCATCGGGATCGACGTGGGCGATGCGATCACCGTGGGCGTCTCCGTCGTGTCCGTGCCGCGTGGGAGACAACCGGTCAACAGCGCCGCGGCGATGGCGACGAGCGGCACGAGAGCACGCAAGCGGCGGGCCGCCCCTGGCCCGGGCGGTTTCAGTGCGAGTCCCATCGGTGTCGTTCACTCCTCCGGTCCGAACAGGCGGCGCTGCAGGTCCCGCACCTCGTTGCGCCGCTCCCGCTCGGTGCGTCGATCCAGCCGGAAGCGGGCCCGCAGGACCGAGCCGTCCCGGGTCCCATCAGGTAGACGTTCGAGCGGCACCACCAGTTTCTGCCCGTCGTCGAAGACGAGCACCGCGAGCCGTTCGCCGGATGCTCCCTCTTCGATCTCGTCCACGGTCGCGATCAGGTCGTCCTGGCGGTCGGGGCTCACGGCGTCCCCTCCTGACCTTCGAGCTGAATCTGCGTCCCGTCCGAGACAAAGACGACTGTGCCGTCGACATCGGTACGGTAGACGGTCATCCCTGCCTCGCGCAGGCGCTGCATCGTCTCGCGGTGCGGGTGGCCGTAGGAGTTGTCCGCGCCGGCTGAGATGACGGCGGTTCGGGCGCCGACAGCATCGAGGAACGGCATGGTGGACGACGAGTTGCTGCCGTGGTGGGCCACCTGGAGGAGGTCGGCGCGCAGTGCCGACGGGTCGAGCGCGAGCAGCTCCTCTTCCGCCTCCTCCTCGATGTCGCCCGTCAGCAGGATGCGCACGTCGCCGTCGATCACCCGCAGGACGACGCTGTTGTTGTTGTCGTGCACCTCGCCGTCGGAGTCGGTGATGAACGGTGGTTCAGGCCACAGAACCTCGACGCGTGTGCGTTCGCCCAGCTCGAACGCGTCGCCGCGGCGGGCCCGCTGTGCCGGGATGCCCTTCTCCTCGACGACCTGCAGCCCGCGTAGGTAGGCGCGGTTGGTGTTCTCGATGGCCGGGTCGAGATATGTGCCGACCGGGATGCGTCTCAGCACGGTTGCCAGCTCACCGATGTGGTCCTGATCGGGGTGGCTGGACACGACATAATCCAGTCGCTCGATCCCGTGCTCGCGGAAGAAAGACAGGATCACGCTGTCGACGGCGTCCTCTCGGTCTCCCATGTCGTAGAGCAGGCTTCGGCCGTCGGCGGTGATGATCCCCACGCTGAGCCCCTGGCCCACGTCGAAGAAGGCAATGCGAGTCAGCTCGCCCGGCTCCCTCCCGCCGCTCTCGTCGCCGATGAGCGAGGGGAGCGCGAGTGCGAGGATGACGAGAAGCAGGACGAGCGCCAGCGCGAGGATAACCCAGCGCAGGCGTCGAGAAGCACGACGGTTCATGATGCCGGATGGTTCGGGCGCGGCTCGTCACCGCGCGTGGCCTGCCAGACGTGGAGGATGCGTTGCAGCGTCGTCACGTTGGTCAGGATGGCCAGGATCCAGAGCGCCCAGACGGGCCGGTTGACGATGAGGAAGACGGCGAGCAGGATGACGCGCTCTGGGCGAGCGAAGAGCCCTACCTCGGCCTTGATCCCGACCGCCTCGGCGCGCGCGCGGGTGTAGCTGACCATGAGCGAGCCGACCATGGTGGCGTAGACCAGCAGGATGGGAACCGTGTCGGTGCCGGAGCGCAGCAGATAGAGCAGCACGCCGCCGTAGACGAGCGCCTCCGAATAGCGGTCCAGGGTGGAGTCGAAGAAGCCACCGAAGCGCGTGACCCGGTTGGTGACCCGCGCCACGGCACCGTCGAGCATGTCGAAGGCTCCGGCCGCCAGCGCCAGGATGCCACCGGCCACCAGGTTGCCGCTGGCAATCACGGCGGCCACGACCAGGTTCAGCAACAGGCCCAGTAGCGTGAAGCCGTTCGGGGAAAGGCGCGTGCGGGCCACCAGCAGCCCGACTCGCTGGAGTCGCAGCCGCACCCAATCTCCGACGAGCGAACTGATCATCGTCGTCCCCTACCCGGCTACTCGCGCGTCATAGAGAGCGACCGCGCCTCCGTAGGCCGCTGGCGGCCGTAGCGGCTCAGCGCCCGCTCGTAGACATCCAGCACCCGGCGCGCGATCACCGGCCACGAGTGCTCCTCGGCCCGGCGGCGGCCCGCCTCGCCCAGTCGCGCGGCCAACTCGCGGTCGGCCAGCACGTGCACCAGTGCCAGGGCGAGTGCTTCCGGGTTCTTCGGCTCGACGAGGAGCCCCTCCACCCCGTGCCGTACCACCGCCGTGTAGCCGTCGATGTTGGTAGCCACCACCGGCCTCCCCGACGCCATGGCTTCCAGCAGCACGATGCCGAAGCTCTCCCGGCCGGTCGAGGGTGCGCAGAAGACGTCGGCCGAGGCGTAGTACGAGGGGAGATCCTGCTTCGACACGGCGCCGACAAAGGTCACGTTGTCGAGCTCGTAGCGCTCCAGCAGGCGGTCGTAGCGCCACGCCTGACCAGGCCCGACGACCAGCAGGTGGACGCCCGGGAACTCCTGGCGGACCAGCGCGATGGCCCGGAGCAGATACTTCAAGCCCTTCCGCGACTCATTGTAGCGCCCGACGAAGAGTACGGTCGGCCCGGAGATATGGGCGTGCTGGATCTTTGGCACGTGCGGTCCGAACTGCTCGATGTCGATGCCGTTGGGGATGATCTCGTAGACCGCCGGGAAGTACTGGCTCACGAACTCCTCAGCCGACGGCGAGACGGCGATGCGCGCGTGCAGCTTGCCGTGGAAGAAGGAGAGCAGCGGCTTGCCGTAGAGGTAGGCCAGGTTGGACGAGCGCGCCGCGTGGAAGGTGCCGATGTTGACCGTCTTGGAGTGAAGGAGCACCATGAGCGGGAGCGTCGGCGCAAGCGGTTCGTGCAGGTGGATGATGTCGAAGTCCTCGTCGTGCAGGAACTCCTTGACCTTGCCCGAGATGAGGGGCGAGAGCGTGATGCGCGCGGTCGACCCGTTCGACGGTACCGGGACCGCCAGACCGAGCCGGTAGATGTGGCCGTCGTCTTCCTCGCCCTCTTCGTCGGAGCGCGGGGCGAGGATGCGCGTCTGGTGGCCGAGCGCCCGGAACTCCCGGTCGAGGTGCATGATGTGCTCGTTGACCCCGCCGGGGTAACCAAAGTCGAATGGCGACACGAGGAGGATCTTCATGGAACCCTTTCGCGCGGCCGCCCGCTGCGGACGTGAGGCGTTGTCGCTACCGCCATTGTACACGCCACCGGGCGCATCATCGGCCGGCGCACGGGCGGGCGACGATGCCATCCAGCCTGCGCCGGCGAACAGCCGGGCTGAATCGCCGCCGCGGCAGCGCGCGGCAGTATAGCGGTGCCGCGCTGGGCTGTCCATGCCCCACGGGAGAGGAGACGCGCCGATGAACTGGCCCGCCGGTCTGTTCGCAGCCGGACTCTGGGTGTTGCTCAGCGCCGTTTGGGCCACGCTGCAGCCCTCACTCTACCCAGTCTCAACCGCCCGCCTCGCGGGACGCGTCTTTCGGGATCTCGCACCCGCGCTGCTGCTCGGCTTGCTGGTAGCCCGGCTCGCCTGACCGGCTAGCCCTGCGACTCCTCCGGACCCGGAGTTGCCTCCGGCTGCCCGCCCTCGGCCGGGGGATGGGCAATCTGCGCCGGAATGACCACGGCGTCGCGGCCGATACTGATCACGGTGTCGATCGGCACGGAGACGTTCGGCCGGAACGGCCCGGTGAACCCGGCGCGGACAATCTCCAGGCCGGTGATGACCCCGCTCTGCTCGTCGACGAGCACGGTCGCCACCGAGCCGACGCGACTGCCATCCTCGCTCACGACCTTCAGTGAGCCGATCTCGCTCAGTGACGGGTACTGCCGGTAGCGGTGCTCCGTCTCGTCCCCCTGGAGCACGGCACGGCTCTGTACCATGACCGCGTCCGGCCCGATCGACTGCACGTCGCGTCGCTCCACCACGTTCGTGGTGCCTCCGATGAGGCCGCCGCTGTGGACGGAGAACGCCTGGATGGCGCGGTCGTCGATCGAGAAGAGGATGTCGCGCACGGTTCCCAACTGCTCGCCACCCTCGATCGCTACCACAGGCATCCCTTTGAGTCGCTTTGCATCCATGGCGCAGCCTCCCTCTGTGGTCCGGCGGCTCCCCCGAAAATCGCCGTGCGTCCCGGTGCCCCTCCGGAAGCAAAGGATGTGCCACTGCGGCGCGGGTGCGAGGGAGCGTCCGATGGCGCCACTCGACGATCGCCTCTTGACAAGGGGGTTCTTGGGTGATAGGGTTCATCACTAGAGTAATGAACCACAGAGGCAGGTGGCAGGACGGTGTTTGACGACCGAAGCCCGATCTACCGACAGATCGCGGAGCAGATCAAGCAAGCGATCCTGACCGGAGACCTCCAGGAGGAGGAACAGGTCATGTCGACCAACCAGTACGCCGCCTTCTACCGGATCAACCCGGCGACGGCGGCCAAGGCCTTCCAGGAACTGGTGGACGAAGGGCTCCTCTACAAGCGGCGCGGCATCGGGATGTTCGTCAGCCCCGGCGCGCGGGAGCGACTGCGCTCCCAGCGCCGCGAGCGCTTCTTCGCGGACGTGGTCGAGCCGATGGTGGCCGAGGCCCGGGCGATCGGCATCCCTCTGCGCGAGGTCATCCAGTGGCTGGAGCAACGGGAAGACGAGGAGGAGCGATGATCGAGCGCATCGACATCGACCGCCTGACGCTGCGGTACGGGGACGTGACTGCCCTCGACGGGCTGAGCCTGTCGCTGGAGGGCGGCAAGATCTACGGGTTGCTGGGGCGCAACGGCTCCGGCAAGACGAGCCTGCTGTCGGTCCTCGCCGCCTTCCGTAAGCCGACATCGGGGGATGTCCGAATCAATGGACATCCGGTGTTCGAGAATCAGGCCATCACCAGTCAGATCGCCTTCATCCGTGAGAGCGGCGACACGGTGGAGGACACCGAGAAGGTCGAGTCGGCGATGCGGTACGCCGCGTACCTGCGGCCGAACTGGGACGCCGAGTACGCCGCCCGGCTGCTGGAGCGTTTTGAGGTGCCGACGAAGGCCAGGATCGGGAGTCTCTCCCGGGGCAAGCGCTCCGCGCTCGGTATCGTGCTGGGTTTGGCTGCACGCGCGCCGCTGACGATCTTCGACGAGACGTACCTCGGGATGGACGCGCCGTCGCGCTACGCCTTCTACGACGAGCTCCTGAACGATTACATGGCGCACCCGCGCACGTTCATCATCTCGACCCACCTGATCGAAGAGGTGAGCCGGCTCTTCGAGAACGTCGTCATCATCGACCGCGGTCGGTTGGTCGTGCATGACGACGTCGAGACGCTGCTCAACCGCGGCACCGCGGTCACCGGCCCGGCCGACGTCGTCGATCGGTTCGTCAACGGGTACACGGTCATCGGCACGCGGCAACTCGGCCGGACGAAGTCGGCGTTGGTCTACGGGCATCTCGATCCTGAGCAGCGCGCCGAGGCCCGGGCTGCCGGACTCGATCTGGAGCCGCTGGCGCTCCAGGACTTGTTCGTCCACCTGACCGAACCGAGAGGAGACCAGTCATGAGCCAGGCAGCGATGACGCAGCGGACGCAGCGGAGCTGGCGCTTCCCCGCCCCGCTGGTGACCGATTACGGGGGCTTCCTCACTGCGGTGTGGGCCGGCGTGCTCGTGTTGACCTTCGCCGGGAGCCTGGTGTCTGCCACGTTCTTCGACCTCATTCCAGCCTCGGCGTGGGAGCTCATCACCCCTCCGGCGCGGGTGTATATGGCGGTCATCTCCGCGTTCGTGGTGTACAGCTTCCTGCCGCTGTACGTCAGCCATGGCCAGACGCGGCGTGGCTTCGCCATCGAGGGGCTCATCGCCCTGGTGGTGCATGCCGCTCTCGCCACGGTGCTGATAACCCTCGGCTTTGTGATCGAAGCGGGGTGGTACCGGGTGATGGGGTGGACGCGCGGGGTGCCCGACGGGCACCTCTTCACCTCTTACGGGAACCTGCCGCTGATCGTCGCTGAGTACGGGCTGGCGTTCCTGGTCTGGTCGGCGGCCGGGGCCTTCGCCGGGGCAGCGTTCTACCGGTCCAGCCATGGTGGGTGGCTCGCGCTGCCCCCTGCGCTGGCGATGGTGGGGATCACCGGCTCTGCCCTCGGCGAATCGCTGGGTCCCATCACCCGCTTCTTCCAGGGTCTGACGGGCACCGATGCCGCATCGCTGCCGCTCGCGACGGTCGTCTCGTTCGCCTGCGTGCTGATCGCGGTAGCAGGAACGTGGTTGCTGATCCGGGACGTCCCGATCCGTAAGCGCTAAGGCTTCCGCAACGCGCTGGACCACGCCGCAGCACCACCGAACAGTCATCCACATGTTGTCTCGTCGTTGCGCACGAGAGGGGGCGCGCATGATCTCTGCACGCGGACTGACCAAGCGATACGGCGACAAGATCGCCGTGGAGTCCCTCACATTCGATGTCAAGCCCGGGGTGGTGACCGGGTTCCTCGGACCCAACGGCGCGGGCAAATCCACGACGATGCGCCTCATCCTGGGCCTCGACGCGCCCACTGCCGGTTCGGTGACCGTCAACGGCCGGGCCTACCGCGACCTCCCGGCGCCGATCCAGGAAGTGGGGGCGCTACTCGACGCGGGTGCGGTCCAGCGTGGGCGCTCGGCACGACAGCACCTGCGTTGGGTCGCGCAGGCGAGCGGGATTCCGGTCCGGCGCGTCGATGAGGTGCTCGACCTCGTCGGCCTGAGCGACGTCGCCGAGAAGCGTATCGGGACGTTCTCGCTCGGCATGTTGCAGCGGCTGGGCATTGCCACGGCGCTGCTCGGTGACCCGCCGGTCCTCATGTTCGACGAGCCGGTCAACGGCCTCGACCCCGAGGGCATCGCCTGGTTCCGCAACCTGGTGAAGCGACTGGCTGCCGAGGGGCGGACGATCCTGATCTCCAGCCACCTGATGAGCGAGATGCAGGAGATCGCCGACCGTGTCCTGGTCATCGGCCGCGGCCGGATCATCGCCGACGCCTCGATCGACGATCTGGTGCGGCAGACCGGTGGCGACGCGGTGCGGGTGGTATCGCCGCGCGCGGCGGACTTCGTGCCGATCCTTGAAGCGGCCGGGGCCAGCGTCATGCCCGAGCAGGACGGGAGCCTCCTCGTAACCGGTATAGAGATCGCCGACATCGGCGCCCTTGCCGCCCGGCACGGGATCACGCTGCACGAGCTATCCCCGCGTCGTGCCAGCCTCGAGGAGGCATTCATGGCGATCACCCGGAGCAGTGTGGAGTATCAGGCGAAGCGGTCCCGGTCGACCGCCGTCGCAATCGCCGGACGGGAGGAGCGCATCGATGGCTAGCACGATCGTCGACATCCGGCAGAAGTCGACTCGTCTGCGACCCGCGATCCCACTCACCGCCACGCTGAGGGCAGAGTGGACCAAGCTCATGACGGTCCGGTCCACCTACGTCTTGCTTGCCCTGAGCCTGCTGCTCTCGGTGGCGGTGACCGCGCTCGTCTCCTGGGCGGCCGGCTGGTCCTGGAGCGAATGGGCCGAAGCCGACCGCGCCGCCTTCGACCCGGTCATCAACTCGTTCGTCGGGCTCCTGCTGGCGACGGTCTTGCTGGTCGCGCTCAGCGTGGGGTTCGTCACCTCGGAGTACACGAGCGGCATGGTGCGGCTGACGCTGACGACCACGCCGCGACGTGGCCGCGTGCTCCTCGCGAAGGCGGGCGTCATCGCGGCGGTGACGATGGTCGCGGGCGTCATCATCACCGTCGCAACGTTCCTCACGGGGCAGGCGGTGTTTGCGGCCTACGACGTTCCGACGGCGTCGCTGGGTGATCGGGATGCCGCGCTGGCGGTGCTCGCGACCGGGCTGACGACGGCGGTCTACCCGGTCATCGGCGTGGCGATCGGGTACCTGCTCCGCCGCACGGCCGTCGCCATCACCGTCACGCTCTTGCTGATGTTCGCGCCGGCCTTCTTCGGGCCGCTGCTGCCGCTGCGCTGGCAAGAGCGCGTGCTGGCCTACCTGCCTGGTCCGGCGACGGACAGCCTCGCATTTGGCCACCTCGCGACGGATGCCCCGATGTACCTGGAGCGTGGTATTGCCGCGGTGGTGGTCGCCGCGTGGTTGGTCGCGCTCCTCGGCGCCGCGTACCTGGTGCTGAACCGGCGGGATGTGTGACGCCGGGCCGGGCCTAGAGCGTGCCGCGGTAAAGCCCGCCGTCGACCAGGATCGTCTGACCGGTCACGTAGCTCGCGGCGGGCGACGACAGGAAGACCACGACCCGGGCGAATTCGTCCGGCTCGCCCAGGCGCCCCAGCGGGATGCCCTGGGCGTTGTCACGCAGCGCGTCGTCGAGGGCGATCCCCTCGCGCTCAGCCCGAGAGCGTGCCAGGTCGAGGATGCGGTCGGTGCGCGTCGGGCCGGGGCCGACGTTGTTGACGCGGATGTTGTAGCGGCCCAGCTCGTTGGCCATCGACTTGACCAGCCCGACCACCCCCGAGCGGGCGGTGTTCGAGAGGATCAGGCCGTCGAGCGGCTGCTTGACCGAGATCGAGGTGATGGTGACGATGCTGCCGCCGCGGTCTTTCAGGTGCGGGACCGCGGCCCGGCACATCCGCAGGGTGCTGAGCAGGTTCAGCTCGATCGCGTCGATGAAATCTTGCTCGCTCAGCGTCTCGAACGTGCCGGCCGGTGGGCCGCCTGCGTTGGTCACGACCGCATCGAGCTGGCCGAAGTGCCGGACCGTCTCATCGAAGACGCGGGTGATGTCCTCGGCGCGGCGCGCGTCGGCGGTCAGCGCCAGCACCTCGGCGCCCGCCTCCTCGCGGATCTCCTGCGCGGCCTGCTCGATCCGCTGCTGGTCGCGGGAGAAGATGGCGACCCGTGCGCCCTCCCGGGCGAACTCGAGGGCGACGGCCTTGCCCAATCCCTTGCTTGCCGCGGCGACGAGTGCCACTCGGCCGGTGAGTCCGAGATCCATGCTGCCCCTCCCCCACACGGCGCGGCGCCGTGCCGCGCCGGGCCTCACGTTCCACGCATGATGCGCGCACAGTGTAGCATGATGATAGCGGCGGGCTATTCGCCCCGCCGTGGTATTATCCCTGCGTGGTTACGCTCGCAGCCAAGAGTTGTAGCCGGTGCAGCGGGGCTGGGATTGGGTTGTGAGTCGAGGTAGCTTCTATCGTTCCAGCATGAATCGCCCGCGCGGGCGCCGCCGGTTGCGCCAGTACGGGCCGCGGGGACCGCGCCCGCACCGGATGCCGCCGCTGTTGCTACGCAGCCGCCGGCGGCGACGGGTATCGCCGTGGGGTATCGGGCGCTTCGCGGCCGCAACGTTTCTCGTCCTGCTGGTCCTGGTCCTTGGCGCTGCCGGTGTGGCCGCGGGGGGCGGCATCGCCTTCTGGAGCTATGTGACGGAGGGGCTCCCCAATATCGAGCAGGTCGAGGCCCGGCAGTTCGCCACGACCAAGATCTACGACCGCAACTGGAAGCTCCTCCACGAAGTCTCCGACCCACAGACCGGTTGGCGGACGCCGGTCGGCTATCAGGAGATCCTGGACCACATTACCCGGCAGCAGAGCGACCCCAACAAGCCGCATCGGGCCTGGATCTTCGACGCCACCGTGGCCGCCGAGGACGCCACCTTCTGGAGCAACCAGGGGGTAGACCCGATCGCGATTGCGCGCGGGGTTCTCATCAACCTCAGTGGGATCGGTTCCTCCGGCGCCTCGACCATCACGCAGCAGACCGTTCGCCTCCTCTACCCGGAGACGATCGGTATGGAGCGCAGCTACATGCGCAAGATCCGGGAGGCGATCACGGCCTACCGGTTCACTCAGCGCTACACCAAAGAGCAGATCCTGGAGATGTATCTCAACAACGTCTACTACGGCAATCGCGCCTACGGCATCGACGCCGCGGCGCAGGCCTACTTCAACAAGCATCCCTGGGATCTGACGCTGGCCGAGGCGGCGATGCTCGCTGGACTGCCGCAGGCGCCGAGCCTCTACGACCCGGTGCAGAACTACGAGCTGGCCAAGGCCCGCCAGCGCTATGTTCTGGACCAGATGGTCAAGGAGGGAATGATCACCGAGGAGGAGGCGGAGGAGGCCTACGCTCAGCCGCTCCATCCCCAGACGCGTGAGGGCCGCTACAACCTGGCGCCGCACTTCGTCAACTTCGTCAAGTACTACCTGGAGCAGCGCTTCGGGGCCGCCATGCTCTACCAGGGCGGGCTGACGGTGCGGACGACGCTCGACTTCGGCATGCAAGAGCGCGCCCAGCAGATCGTGGCCGAGCACATCGAGCGTCTGGCGCCCTGGGACGTCAACAACGGGGCTTTGGTCGCCATGCTCCCCTGGAGCGGGGAGATCGTGGCCATGGTCGGCAGTGCCGACTACTACAACGACGCCATCGACGGGCAGGTCAACGTGGCGGTGCGCGAGCGCCAGCCCGGCTCCTCGATCAAGCCGATCGCCTACCTGGCGGCTTTCGAGAAGGGCTGGCACCCGGGCACGATCATTCTTGACTACGACACCCGCTGGCCCACGCCCGGTGCACCGGAGCCGTTCTACCGCCCGCAGAACTACACTGGGCTGTACTACGGAGCGGTGAGCGTCCGCGAGGCGCTTGGCAACTCGCTCAACATCCCGGCGGTGAAGGCGCTCGACTTCGCCGGGATCGACAGCATGATCGATCTGGCCCACCGGATGGGGATTCGGACCGGGTTCCGGCGCGGCCCAGGGCACTACGGGTTGTCGATCGCGCTCGGCGGCGGCGAGGTGACGCTGCTTGAGCACACCAACGCCTTCGCCACCCTGGCCAACAACGGGCGCTACGTGCCCTATACCCCGATCCTCGAGGTGCGCGACATCTCCGGGAACACGCTCTTCTCGCTCGACCGGTCGCAGACGCTGGCGCAGGCCGAGCAGGTGGTCAAAGCCGAGCACGCCTATCAGATCACCCACATCCTCTCCGACAACAACGCGCGGGCGATGATCTTCGGCACGTGGACGCCGCTCACCCTGCCCGAGCTGGGCAACCGGCCGGTGGCCGCCAAGACCGGCACGACCAACGACTGGAAAGACGGCTGGACCATGGGATACACCACGGATCTGGTCGTCGGCGTCTGGACGGGGAACACGGACAGCCACCCCACCCGGCAGTTGGATGGTATCCAGGGGGCCGCGCCCATCTGGCACGACTTCATGGTCGCGGCGCACACCGACCCCGCGTTCGCCGAAACCCTCCTCGGGCCGGACGGCCAGCCGATACCGGAGGAGTTCCCGCGGCCGCCTGGCATCTACGAGGGACCGATCTGTGCGGCGACCGGGAAGCTGCCCGTCCCCGGTTTTCGGACGGTGACGGAGGTGCTGGTCCAGGGCGAGGGCCCGACGCAGCGCTGCAACCAGCTCACCGACTGGGAGCGCCGCGAGCTGACGGCGGCACTGCAGGACGTCGCGCGCAACGGTCGCTTTACCAGCCGGGGGATCCAGACCCTCTACGCCTACGCGGCCGCGGTCGGTATCGCACCGCCGTCGCCGACGCCGACCCCGACGCCGGAGGCGATCGAGACGCCGGTCGCCGAGCCGACGCCCGAGCCGAATCCGACCCCGCCGGCTGCCGATCCCGAGCCTGAGCCGCAGCCTAATCCCGAGCAGCCGCCCGACTCCGGCGAGGAGGGCGACGACTGAGCCGAGGCGTGCCCGTTACCCGTGTTACGGCGGGGGGCGTGTGATATAGTACACAAGCGCGGGGACGAGCCCCGGACGCCCGGAGAGGGAGCGAGGATGCTGCAAGGGTACGCGGTCATCGGGCTGATGCTCATCACAGCAATCCTGATGGGCTCGGTCCTCCTATTGCTCGGCCGGTTGATCCGACCGTACCGGCCCACCCCGGCGAAACTCC is a genomic window of Sphaerobacter thermophilus DSM 20745 containing:
- a CDS encoding transglycosylase domain-containing protein; its protein translation is MSRGSFYRSSMNRPRGRRRLRQYGPRGPRPHRMPPLLLRSRRRRRVSPWGIGRFAAATFLVLLVLVLGAAGVAAGGGIAFWSYVTEGLPNIEQVEARQFATTKIYDRNWKLLHEVSDPQTGWRTPVGYQEILDHITRQQSDPNKPHRAWIFDATVAAEDATFWSNQGVDPIAIARGVLINLSGIGSSGASTITQQTVRLLYPETIGMERSYMRKIREAITAYRFTQRYTKEQILEMYLNNVYYGNRAYGIDAAAQAYFNKHPWDLTLAEAAMLAGLPQAPSLYDPVQNYELAKARQRYVLDQMVKEGMITEEEAEEAYAQPLHPQTREGRYNLAPHFVNFVKYYLEQRFGAAMLYQGGLTVRTTLDFGMQERAQQIVAEHIERLAPWDVNNGALVAMLPWSGEIVAMVGSADYYNDAIDGQVNVAVRERQPGSSIKPIAYLAAFEKGWHPGTIILDYDTRWPTPGAPEPFYRPQNYTGLYYGAVSVREALGNSLNIPAVKALDFAGIDSMIDLAHRMGIRTGFRRGPGHYGLSIALGGGEVTLLEHTNAFATLANNGRYVPYTPILEVRDISGNTLFSLDRSQTLAQAEQVVKAEHAYQITHILSDNNARAMIFGTWTPLTLPELGNRPVAAKTGTTNDWKDGWTMGYTTDLVVGVWTGNTDSHPTRQLDGIQGAAPIWHDFMVAAHTDPAFAETLLGPDGQPIPEEFPRPPGIYEGPICAATGKLPVPGFRTVTEVLVQGEGPTQRCNQLTDWERRELTAALQDVARNGRFTSRGIQTLYAYAAAVGIAPPSPTPTPTPEAIETPVAEPTPEPNPTPPAADPEPEPQPNPEQPPDSGEEGDD